The Campylobacter concisus genome window below encodes:
- a CDS encoding proline--tRNA ligase, with product MRFSKFYAPTTKEAPKDASLPSHKFLIRGGFVEQIGSGLYNYLPLGKIMHEKISRIAREEMDEAGALEVSFSVVTSSELWKQSGRYNVFGKELLRFKDRKENDFVLSPTNEEAAVALVRGKVTSYKQLPLNLYQINTKFRDEARPRFGLLRGREFTMKDGYSFHSSKEDLKREFDLMEATYSKIFTRLGLNFRAVEADSGAIGGSGSKEFMVLASNGEDDILCCEACKYAANIEAARRKARTTDAEAPEADAAKFKTPDTKTIKGVAEFFKVSEFYCIKAVIKKAIYEDKEEVVVFFVRGDDELQETKAQNACKALELVDASEEEIIKAGLVAGFCGPVGLKDVKFYIDNELKGANNMICGANEKDYHFVGVSVSGFNEERFKDLVKVKEGDKCPECGGNLKLSKGIEVGHIFQLGDKYSAAMNATYLDENGKAKPFLMGCYGIGISRLIAVMIEASHDEKGCIWKKECAPFDVEIIISNLKDEEGVKFAFELYESLKKAGISVIIDDRNERFGVKMNDFELIGFPFALLVGKEFANGKVEFITRDGLSKETIGANEAFKKIKESL from the coding sequence ATGAGATTTAGTAAATTTTATGCACCAACTACCAAAGAAGCACCAAAAGACGCCTCTTTACCAAGTCATAAATTTTTAATAAGAGGTGGATTTGTCGAGCAGATAGGCTCAGGGCTTTACAACTATCTGCCACTTGGAAAGATCATGCATGAGAAAATTTCTCGTATCGCACGAGAGGAGATGGACGAGGCTGGCGCGCTAGAGGTGAGTTTTAGCGTGGTTACTTCAAGCGAGCTTTGGAAACAAAGTGGCCGCTACAACGTCTTTGGTAAGGAACTTTTGCGCTTTAAAGACAGAAAAGAAAATGACTTTGTGCTAAGCCCAACAAACGAAGAAGCAGCCGTTGCTTTGGTGCGTGGAAAGGTGACTAGCTATAAGCAGCTACCATTAAATTTATATCAGATAAATACTAAATTTCGTGACGAAGCAAGACCGCGCTTTGGCTTGCTAAGAGGCCGCGAATTTACGATGAAAGATGGTTATAGTTTTCACTCTAGCAAAGAGGATCTAAAGCGTGAGTTTGATCTTATGGAGGCAACATACAGCAAAATTTTTACCCGTCTAGGGCTAAATTTCAGAGCCGTTGAGGCTGATAGTGGAGCTATTGGTGGTAGCGGCAGTAAAGAATTTATGGTGCTTGCAAGTAATGGCGAAGATGACATCCTTTGCTGTGAGGCTTGTAAATACGCTGCAAATATAGAGGCTGCTAGAAGAAAAGCTAGAACAACCGATGCTGAAGCGCCAGAGGCTGACGCGGCTAAATTTAAAACACCAGATACAAAGACTATAAAAGGTGTGGCTGAGTTTTTTAAAGTTAGTGAGTTTTACTGCATAAAAGCTGTTATTAAAAAAGCTATTTATGAAGACAAAGAAGAAGTTGTGGTCTTTTTTGTAAGGGGCGATGACGAGCTTCAAGAGACAAAGGCACAAAATGCTTGCAAGGCGCTCGAACTTGTCGATGCTAGCGAAGAAGAGATTATAAAAGCTGGGCTTGTGGCTGGATTTTGCGGGCCAGTTGGGCTAAAAGATGTAAAATTTTACATAGACAACGAGCTAAAAGGCGCAAATAATATGATATGTGGTGCCAACGAAAAGGATTACCACTTTGTCGGCGTTAGTGTTAGCGGGTTTAACGAGGAGAGATTTAAAGACCTTGTAAAGGTAAAAGAGGGTGATAAATGTCCAGAGTGTGGCGGAAATTTAAAGCTTAGCAAGGGCATAGAAGTCGGTCATATCTTTCAGCTAGGCGATAAATATTCAGCTGCGATGAACGCGACATATCTTGATGAAAACGGCAAGGCAAAGCCATTTTTGATGGGCTGCTACGGTATTGGTATTAGCAGGCTTATCGCTGTGATGATAGAGGCTAGCCACGACGAGAAGGGCTGCATCTGGAAAAAAGAGTGCGCGCCGTTTGATGTGGAGATCATCATCTCAAATTTAAAAGATGAAGAGGGCGTAAAATTTGCATTTGAGCTTTATGAGAGCCTTAAAAAAGCTGGCATTAGCGTTATTATAGATGATAGAAACGAGAGATTTGGCGTTAAGATGAATGATTTTGAACTCATCGGCTTCCCTTTTGCGCTACTTGTAGGTAAAGAATTTGCAAATGGTAAGGTTGAGTTCATAACAAGAGATGGTTTAAGCAAAGAAACGATTGGTGCAAACGAAGCCTTTAAAAAGATAAAAGAAAGCTTATGA
- a CDS encoding O-acetylhomoserine aminocarboxypropyltransferase/cysteine synthase family protein encodes MRQETAAIHVGYDTHEGFGTMAVPIFQSTAYDFGSAETAAARFDLKDGGHIYTRLGNPTTDIFEKRVAALEGGAAAIATASGQSALFYSIINLAQAGDNIIIAKKIYGGTTVLFTHTLKRFGIEARVFDSDTADDLEDLIDDKTRAIFFETLSNPQISIPNIEKIVEISNKYGIISITDNTVPTPIIFQPLRHGVDVCVHSASKYMSGQGLSLAGVVVSANHLNEKLKGNKRYEHFNVPDASYHDIVYADMTDRFDIYTLRMRLAIVRDIGAVISPFNSWQLIQGLETLAVRVERHSQNALKVAKFLNSHKHVKSVAYPGLADNVDHAKAQRYFKDGMASGLFCFETDSFERAKKMLERVKLFKIVVNIGDTKSLITHPASTTHQQLSSEELIKAGITKELIRVSIGLENAEDLIADLAQALE; translated from the coding sequence ATGAGGCAAGAAACCGCTGCGATCCACGTAGGCTACGACACACATGAGGGCTTTGGCACGATGGCTGTGCCTATTTTTCAAAGCACGGCTTACGACTTTGGAAGTGCCGAGACTGCGGCTGCTAGGTTCGATCTAAAAGATGGCGGCCACATCTACACAAGGCTTGGCAATCCAACGACAGATATCTTTGAAAAGAGGGTCGCTGCGCTTGAGGGCGGAGCCGCTGCGATAGCGACTGCGAGCGGTCAGTCAGCTTTGTTTTACAGCATCATAAATTTAGCCCAGGCAGGTGATAACATCATCATCGCCAAAAAAATTTATGGCGGCACGACAGTACTTTTTACGCACACACTAAAAAGATTTGGCATAGAGGCCAGAGTCTTTGACAGCGACACGGCTGATGATCTGGAGGACTTGATAGATGATAAAACGAGGGCTATATTTTTTGAAACGCTCTCAAATCCGCAAATTTCTATCCCAAATATAGAAAAAATCGTAGAAATTTCAAACAAATATGGCATCATTAGCATCACCGATAACACCGTGCCAACGCCTATCATCTTTCAGCCACTTCGCCACGGCGTCGATGTTTGTGTGCATAGTGCTAGCAAATATATGAGCGGTCAGGGCCTTAGCCTAGCAGGTGTGGTCGTAAGCGCAAATCACCTAAACGAAAAGCTAAAAGGCAACAAGAGATATGAACATTTTAACGTGCCAGACGCGAGCTATCACGACATCGTCTATGCTGATATGACGGATCGTTTTGACATCTACACACTAAGAATGAGACTAGCTATCGTGCGTGACATCGGTGCTGTAATATCTCCGTTTAACTCTTGGCAGCTTATACAAGGGCTTGAAACGCTTGCGGTTAGGGTTGAGAGGCATTCACAAAATGCGCTAAAAGTGGCTAAATTTCTAAACTCTCACAAGCATGTAAAAAGCGTGGCATACCCAGGACTTGCCGACAACGTAGATCACGCAAAGGCACAAAGATACTTTAAAGACGGCATGGCTAGCGGGTTATTTTGCTTTGAAACTGATAGCTTTGAACGCGCAAAAAAGATGTTAGAGCGCGTAAAACTCTTTAAGATCGTGGTAAATATCGGCGATACAAAGTCGCTCATCACACACCCAGCATCGACAACTCACCAGCAGCTAAGTAGCGAAGAGCTCATCAAAGCTGGCATCACAAAAGAACTGATAAGAGTTAGCATAGGCCTTGAAAATGCCGAGGATCTGATAGCTGATCTGGCTCAAGCCTTAGAATAA
- a CDS encoding DUF2018 family protein, giving the protein MIDIFEGSARDKFYDILFNANALLVKNEIDKIFEKFVALSELCERHGISEDEVANFVASEQDKIYNGLNDLYIGLSGEILSQNE; this is encoded by the coding sequence ATGATAGATATATTTGAGGGCAGTGCGAGGGATAAATTTTATGACATTTTGTTTAACGCAAACGCCTTGTTAGTAAAAAATGAAATAGATAAAATTTTTGAGAAATTTGTGGCTCTTAGCGAGCTTTGCGAGAGGCATGGCATTAGTGAAGATGAGGTTGCAAATTTTGTGGCTAGCGAACAAGATAAAATTTATAATGGTTTAAATGACCTATATATCGGGCTTAGTGGAGAAATTTTAAGTCAAAATGAGTAG
- a CDS encoding HAD family hydrolase: MKVVIFDMDGTVIDSGEAIYKTVNEVRDELSLAPLDKEFIIKAINEPGRNLALEFYGIDTPSKSLKEGFEEKFKKFYDECATTYDGVKELLQKCKEAKFKIVLASNAPHDTLEKILKKNEIYELFDEVIGASKEIPQKPDPVMLHLAVSKTKASRAIFVGDSLKDELAAKNANMPYVQVCWGFGEESKTATYNAKNVSEAWEIILNF; the protein is encoded by the coding sequence TTGAAAGTAGTTATTTTTGATATGGACGGCACGGTGATCGATAGCGGCGAGGCGATATATAAAACAGTAAATGAAGTAAGAGATGAGCTAAGTTTAGCGCCACTTGATAAGGAATTTATCATAAAAGCGATCAATGAGCCAGGTAGAAATTTGGCCCTTGAGTTTTACGGCATCGACACACCAAGCAAGAGCTTAAAAGAGGGCTTTGAAGAGAAATTTAAGAAATTTTATGATGAGTGCGCGACTACCTATGATGGCGTAAAAGAGCTTTTGCAAAAGTGCAAAGAGGCTAAATTTAAGATCGTTTTGGCAAGTAACGCACCGCATGATACGCTAGAGAAAATTTTAAAGAAAAATGAAATTTATGAGCTATTTGACGAGGTCATCGGCGCTAGCAAGGAGATACCGCAAAAGCCGGATCCTGTGATGCTTCACCTAGCTGTTAGTAAAACTAAAGCTAGCAGGGCGATCTTTGTCGGAGATAGCCTAAAAGACGAGCTGGCGGCCAAAAATGCAAATATGCCTTATGTGCAAGTTTGCTGGGGATTTGGCGAGGAGAGCAAAACAGCGACTTATAATGCTAAAAATGTCAGCGAGGCTTGGGAGATAATATTAAATTTCTAA
- a CDS encoding ArsS family sensor histidine kinase, which translates to MPRSSIFITITFIFALALVSIFLAFLWLMGFDKQNYTRELNNKYSNVARTNLFYMGGIINKAQYDRQLSNIDMPEIKDEKRKDEILKQATVLEEISSDLGSSAILLYGKHHYLRIEHLDELKLLMDKEFQPYRYEVIKAVFLVVAVILLGAYIFVIYKIKPLRKLKRQIVKFANGELDGVQNVGNGKDEISEVSEAFYEAVCQIKALNDSRHLFLRNIMHELKTPITKGLIAAQMIEKSKNQERLISVFHKLENLINELAAIEQITSKIGLSNKTPCFMRDLIDEAIDIAMVEKECVGISELDEVRVLVDFKLFSVAIKNMIDNGIKYSTDKHVNIVVSKDHMKFITQGERLKNDLDFYIQPFIKGEDTQKSFGLGLYIVSNILDAHGLKFRYEYKNGMNVFVFENLQDIIVT; encoded by the coding sequence ATGCCAAGATCGTCTATTTTTATAACCATAACTTTTATCTTTGCCCTTGCGCTCGTTTCGATATTTCTAGCTTTTTTATGGCTCATGGGCTTTGATAAGCAAAACTATACAAGAGAGCTAAATAACAAATACTCAAACGTTGCTAGGACAAATTTATTTTATATGGGTGGCATCATAAATAAAGCTCAGTACGACCGCCAGCTTTCAAACATCGATATGCCAGAGATCAAAGACGAGAAGAGAAAAGATGAAATTTTAAAGCAAGCGACCGTTTTAGAAGAAATTTCAAGCGATCTAGGTTCAAGTGCGATCTTGCTTTATGGCAAGCACCACTACTTAAGGATTGAGCATTTAGACGAGCTAAAACTTTTAATGGATAAAGAATTTCAGCCTTACAGATACGAGGTGATAAAGGCTGTTTTTCTGGTAGTTGCAGTCATTTTGCTAGGTGCTTACATTTTTGTCATCTATAAAATAAAGCCGCTTAGAAAGCTAAAGCGTCAGATCGTGAAATTTGCAAATGGTGAGCTTGATGGCGTACAAAATGTTGGCAACGGCAAGGATGAAATTTCTGAAGTTTCTGAAGCATTTTATGAGGCGGTTTGTCAGATCAAGGCGCTTAATGACTCAAGGCATCTTTTTTTAAGAAACATAATGCACGAGCTAAAAACTCCTATCACAAAAGGGCTAATCGCCGCTCAAATGATAGAAAAAAGTAAAAATCAAGAGAGGCTAATCTCGGTCTTTCACAAGCTTGAAAATTTGATAAACGAGCTTGCGGCGATCGAGCAGATAACATCAAAAATAGGACTTAGCAATAAAACGCCATGTTTTATGAGAGATCTCATCGATGAGGCCATCGATATAGCAATGGTAGAAAAAGAGTGTGTTGGTATCAGTGAGCTTGATGAGGTTAGGGTGCTTGTTGATTTCAAGTTATTTTCGGTCGCTATAAAAAATATGATAGATAATGGCATAAAATACTCAACTGATAAGCACGTAAATATCGTTGTTAGCAAGGATCATATGAAATTTATAACTCAAGGCGAGAGGCTAAAAAATGATCTTGACTTTTATATCCAGCCATTTATTAAAGGAGAGGATACGCAAAAGAGTTTTGGCCTAGGTTTATATATTGTTAGCAATATACTTGATGCTCATGGACTCAAATTTAGATATGAATATAAAAACGGAATGAATGTCTTTGTTTTTGAAAATTTACAAGATATAATAGTGACTTAA
- the hemC gene encoding hydroxymethylbilane synthase, whose product MKEIKIATRKSILALWQSEHIKARIEAQHKGMKVVLEGMKTKGDVILDTPLAKIGGKGLFTKELEDSMLKGETDIAVHSLKDVPVVFPDGLKLAAICSREDTRDAMISEKFAKFSDLPHGAKVGTTSLRRKMQLLIMRPDLEIISLRGNVQTRLRKLKEGEFDAIILAMAGINRLNIKAEVAHIYTFGFDEMIPAMGQGALGIEARDEKQILDQIDFLNDENAVIETTIERDFVSVLEGGCQVPIGISARLKGDEISIDAIVGLPDGSEFIKDSLKTSKDKFQSVGKELAHKFIEKGARELLKRAEEMA is encoded by the coding sequence ATGAAAGAGATAAAAATAGCAACTAGAAAGAGCATCTTAGCGCTTTGGCAAAGCGAGCATATCAAGGCTAGGATCGAGGCGCAGCACAAGGGCATGAAGGTCGTGCTTGAGGGCATGAAGACAAAGGGCGACGTGATACTTGATACGCCACTTGCAAAGATCGGCGGAAAGGGGCTTTTTACAAAAGAGCTTGAAGATAGCATGCTAAAAGGCGAGACTGATATCGCCGTGCATAGCCTAAAAGACGTGCCTGTCGTATTTCCAGATGGATTAAAGCTCGCAGCAATCTGCTCACGCGAGGACACCAGAGATGCTATGATAAGTGAGAAATTTGCTAAATTTAGCGACCTACCGCACGGCGCAAAAGTTGGCACAACGAGCCTACGCCGAAAGATGCAGCTACTTATCATGAGGCCTGATCTTGAGATCATTTCGCTTCGTGGAAACGTGCAAACTAGACTTAGAAAGCTAAAAGAGGGCGAATTTGACGCGATCATTTTGGCGATGGCTGGCATAAACCGCCTAAATATCAAGGCTGAAGTGGCACACATCTACACATTTGGCTTTGATGAGATGATACCTGCGATGGGTCAGGGCGCTCTTGGTATAGAAGCTAGAGATGAGAAGCAAATTTTAGATCAGATTGATTTTCTAAACGACGAAAATGCGGTCATTGAAACGACCATAGAGCGTGATTTTGTAAGCGTTTTAGAAGGCGGCTGCCAAGTGCCAATAGGCATAAGTGCAAGACTAAAAGGCGATGAAATTTCTATCGATGCGATCGTTGGTCTGCCTGATGGAAGTGAGTTTATAAAAGATAGCTTAAAGACTAGCAAAGATAAATTTCAAAGTGTCGGCAAGGAGCTAGCGCATAAATTTATAGAAAAAGGTGCTAGAGAGCTTTTAAAACGGGCTGAAGAGATGGCGTAA
- the hemA gene encoding glutamyl-tRNA reductase: MHYLDISFTYKNTDISVREKLAFDSDEKKEQILKLLRSNKSINECMVLNTCNRVEIIASVSDLESATTHAFRCMSVFSGVFEDELYERADIYEDSGAVHHLFAVASSLDSLVVGETQIVGQLKNAFKFAYDSSACGEQISKIIHYACKCAAKVRNETQISKNPISVSSVAVAKAKEIFGTLEGKTAIVVGAGEMGELAAKHLISSGAEVIIINRSSERVEQLVDSLGDNASWDSILKLKEYVNNYDLIFSSTAAPHAIITNAIIEPREFHRYFFDIAVPRDIDLINTEFISVYTVDSLEEIVRKNLALREEQAQKAYSIVGQGTSEFLKILKEDMSVPLIKSIRKQAEICAKNELEKAIKKGYLKHSDYEEAQKLIHQVFKAFLHQPTMKLKSLADEERSNELSNGVRFLFDIKEEQNFQVGDIDEI; this comes from the coding sequence ATGCACTATTTAGATATAAGTTTTACATATAAAAATACTGATATTTCAGTTAGAGAAAAGCTTGCATTTGATAGCGATGAGAAAAAAGAGCAAATTTTAAAACTACTAAGATCAAACAAAAGTATAAACGAATGCATGGTTTTAAATACATGTAACCGCGTTGAGATAATTGCAAGCGTTAGTGATCTAGAAAGTGCAACGACGCATGCGTTTAGATGCATGTCTGTATTTTCAGGTGTTTTTGAAGATGAGCTTTATGAGAGGGCTGATATTTATGAAGATAGCGGAGCCGTGCATCACCTCTTTGCTGTGGCAAGCTCGCTTGATAGCCTAGTCGTCGGCGAAACGCAGATCGTTGGCCAGCTAAAAAATGCTTTTAAATTTGCTTACGATAGCTCAGCTTGCGGCGAACAAATCAGTAAAATAATCCACTATGCATGTAAATGCGCTGCTAAAGTTAGAAACGAAACTCAAATTTCTAAAAACCCGATCTCCGTTTCAAGCGTTGCTGTGGCAAAAGCAAAAGAAATTTTTGGCACACTTGAAGGTAAAACTGCTATCGTCGTAGGCGCTGGCGAGATGGGCGAGCTAGCAGCAAAACACCTAATCTCAAGTGGCGCAGAGGTGATCATCATAAACAGAAGCTCCGAGCGTGTTGAGCAGCTAGTTGATAGCCTTGGTGACAACGCTAGCTGGGATAGCATTTTAAAATTAAAAGAGTATGTAAATAATTATGATCTAATATTTTCAAGCACCGCAGCCCCACACGCTATCATCACAAACGCCATAATCGAACCAAGAGAATTTCACAGATACTTTTTTGATATTGCAGTACCAAGGGATATTGATCTTATAAATACAGAATTTATTAGCGTCTATACTGTTGATAGTTTAGAGGAGATAGTAAGGAAAAATTTAGCTCTAAGAGAGGAGCAGGCACAAAAGGCTTATTCTATCGTAGGTCAAGGCACAAGCGAATTTTTAAAAATTTTAAAAGAAGATATGAGTGTGCCACTCATAAAATCGATCCGCAAACAAGCTGAAATTTGCGCTAAAAATGAGCTAGAAAAAGCGATAAAAAAAGGATATTTAAAGCATAGTGACTATGAGGAGGCACAAAAGCTCATTCATCAAGTTTTTAAAGCCTTCTTACATCAGCCAACGATGAAGCTAAAAAGTCTTGCGGACGAGGAGAGATCTAACGAGCTTTCAAATGGAGTTAGATTTTTATTTGATATAAAAGAAGAGCAAAATTTTCAAGTGGGAGATATAGATGAGATTTAG
- a CDS encoding polyprenyl synthetase family protein, which yields MDKIDEIMSKFINELGYKEAFEMFLKISSGKKLRSKLLLKIAGESEISLKLCAIIELIHLASLLHDDVIDEANIRRGKPSINALFGSKNSVMLGDILYSKAYFELTKFDSSIAAIISDAVSKLSIGEMMDVKMAENFNENEQEYLKMIYYKTAVLIEATAICGAKLAGKDSEKFGIYGKNLGLAFQIVDDILDITQDEKTLGKPALNDFVEGKTTLPYIYLYKSLDEAGKTKLRSLWSKKLNAGEISWLKEEFIKTNSLQKAVNEAKRLGTEAIEAIREYKNAELEGIIKSMIDREF from the coding sequence ATGGATAAAATCGATGAAATAATGAGCAAATTTATAAACGAGCTTGGCTACAAAGAGGCGTTTGAGATGTTTTTAAAGATAAGCTCAGGCAAGAAGCTGCGCTCAAAACTTCTATTAAAAATCGCAGGCGAGAGTGAAATTTCGCTTAAGCTTTGCGCTATCATCGAGCTCATCCACCTTGCAAGCTTGCTACACGACGACGTCATAGACGAGGCAAATATAAGACGAGGCAAGCCAAGCATAAACGCGCTTTTTGGTAGTAAAAACTCGGTTATGTTGGGCGACATCCTCTACTCAAAGGCTTATTTTGAGCTTACAAAATTTGATTCAAGCATCGCAGCTATCATCTCAGATGCAGTCAGCAAGCTAAGTATCGGCGAGATGATGGATGTGAAAATGGCTGAAAATTTTAATGAAAACGAGCAAGAATATTTAAAAATGATCTACTATAAAACAGCTGTTTTGATAGAAGCCACGGCTATTTGCGGAGCAAAGCTAGCTGGCAAAGATAGCGAGAAATTTGGAATTTATGGCAAAAATTTAGGCCTTGCTTTTCAGATCGTGGATGACATATTAGACATAACTCAAGATGAGAAAACGCTTGGCAAGCCAGCACTCAATGACTTCGTTGAAGGCAAAACTACACTCCCTTACATATATCTTTATAAGAGCTTAGACGAAGCTGGTAAGACAAAGCTTAGATCGCTTTGGTCAAAGAAGCTAAATGCTGGCGAAATTTCATGGCTAAAAGAGGAATTTATTAAGACAAATTCGCTTCAAAAAGCAGTAAATGAAGCAAAAAGGCTTGGGACTGAAGCGATAGAAGCGATAAGAGAGTATAAAAACGCCGAGCTTGAAGGGATCATAAAAAGCATGATAGATAGGGAATTTTAA
- a CDS encoding potassium/proton antiporter, with protein MENLLLFFAVLLITSILLSKISDKFGIPSLIIFLGVGMLAGSDGLLGVNFDDQVIAQNVGMLALIFILYAGGLDTDFAAIKPIFGRGLALATLGVFLTALAIAPVAKYLLDFTWAEAFLLGSIISSTDAAAVFAILRAKKISLKNSIAPLLELESGSNDPMAIFLTMTIVQMISLNTTPTASEWAITLVKQFGIGIAMGYLFGVALPAIFNRLRLKSWGLYPVFSIAWILLLYTLCFKVGGNGYLAVYIAGIFINKKEFSHKKNLVGFHDGIAWTMQIVVFLTLGLLVNPSELPATALMALVLALWLMFFARPLGVFASLAFSKFKINEQNFISWVGLRGVVPVVLATYVYVDGVRDANMIFNIIFFMVLISILIQGMSLGFAADKFKVKESEQEDAKLVENSPILSYTLRQHTIHYGSKLIGKDLAQLELPTEFLIILIKRKNEYQKPTGSTIFEENDLLLIQCENQVLYQDTIKYLTY; from the coding sequence TTGGAGAATTTACTACTATTTTTTGCAGTTTTGCTTATAACTAGCATTCTTTTAAGTAAGATCTCTGATAAATTTGGAATTCCATCTTTAATAATATTTTTAGGCGTTGGTATGCTGGCTGGCTCAGATGGGCTGCTTGGCGTAAATTTTGACGACCAAGTAATCGCTCAAAATGTCGGCATGCTAGCACTTATTTTTATACTTTACGCTGGTGGGCTAGATACTGATTTTGCAGCGATTAAACCGATTTTTGGTAGAGGTTTAGCGCTTGCTACACTTGGTGTTTTCTTAACCGCGCTAGCTATCGCTCCAGTAGCAAAATATCTGCTTGATTTTACTTGGGCGGAGGCCTTTTTACTAGGCTCCATTATCTCTTCAACAGATGCAGCAGCGGTATTTGCCATACTAAGAGCTAAGAAAATTTCACTTAAAAATAGCATTGCGCCATTGCTTGAACTTGAATCTGGCTCAAACGATCCAATGGCGATATTTCTAACTATGACGATCGTTCAAATGATCTCACTAAATACCACGCCGACAGCATCTGAATGGGCTATTACGCTAGTTAAGCAGTTTGGTATAGGTATCGCTATGGGCTATTTATTTGGCGTTGCTTTGCCAGCTATCTTTAATAGACTTCGCCTAAAAAGCTGGGGCCTTTATCCAGTTTTTTCTATCGCTTGGATATTGCTTTTATACACACTTTGCTTTAAAGTTGGCGGTAATGGCTATTTGGCTGTCTATATAGCTGGAATTTTTATAAATAAAAAAGAGTTTTCTCATAAGAAAAATTTAGTCGGTTTTCATGACGGTATCGCTTGGACGATGCAAATAGTTGTCTTTTTAACACTTGGTCTTTTGGTAAATCCCTCCGAGCTTCCAGCAACGGCACTAATGGCGCTTGTTTTGGCCTTGTGGCTTATGTTTTTTGCAAGACCACTTGGTGTTTTTGCATCGCTTGCATTTTCAAAATTTAAGATAAATGAGCAAAATTTTATCTCTTGGGTCGGACTAAGAGGTGTTGTGCCAGTGGTGCTAGCTACTTATGTTTATGTCGATGGCGTGCGTGATGCGAATATGATTTTTAACATTATATTTTTTATGGTTTTGATTTCGATTTTGATACAGGGTATGTCGCTTGGCTTTGCGGCCGATAAATTTAAGGTCAAAGAGAGTGAGCAAGAGGATGCTAAGCTAGTAGAAAACTCTCCGATTCTAAGCTACACGCTTCGTCAGCACACCATCCACTATGGCTCAAAACTAATTGGCAAAGATTTGGCTCAGCTTGAGCTTCCAACTGAGTTTTTAATAATCTTAATAAAACGGAAAAATGAGTATCAAAAGCCAACTGGCTCAACAATCTTTGAAGAAAATGACCTGCTACTGATACAATGCGAAAATCAAGTGCTTTATCAAGATACAATTAAGTATTTAACGTATTAA
- a CDS encoding FxsA family protein yields MRFFAFLFFLIEAIFIYLFVDKFGFLNYFLEVLVSGFVGIALLLNAGFSSLNSPQVAFKSFLGGNLFSQLGLSFGGVLLFLPGILTDVFGLAVVVFSLIFKKNVAKNESYQEFKFQNFSERAPRENEGEIIDVEVVEEPKRVN; encoded by the coding sequence ATGAGATTTTTTGCATTTTTGTTTTTTTTGATAGAAGCGATATTTATCTATCTTTTTGTTGATAAATTTGGCTTTTTAAACTACTTTCTTGAGGTGCTGGTCTCTGGATTTGTAGGCATCGCACTTCTTCTTAATGCTGGATTTTCTAGTCTAAATTCGCCTCAAGTGGCGTTTAAAAGCTTTCTTGGCGGAAATTTGTTTAGTCAGTTAGGGCTTAGCTTTGGCGGAGTGTTGCTCTTTTTGCCAGGAATTTTAACAGATGTTTTTGGTCTTGCTGTGGTCGTTTTTTCTTTGATATTTAAGAAAAATGTGGCAAAAAACGAGAGTTATCAGGAGTTTAAATTTCAAAATTTTAGCGAGCGTGCCCCAAGAGAAAATGAGGGCGAGATCATAGACGTTGAGGTCGTTGAAGAGCCAAAAAGAGTAAATTAG